Genomic window (Pueribacillus theae):
CACCTCTTGTGTAGAGCTTAGACCATTCGCTTTCTCTGTCATCATTTCATGTGGTTCATTTCGCTCATCCATGTCAAGAAACCCTCCCTAGAAAGACTTATTCGATAGTTTCCCCAGAAACCTTCTGATTAAACAAAAAGAGGCTTAAGCCATAATGGCCTAGCCTTTTTTTGAACACGCACTTTAAGCATTTCGGTATTGGGTTTGTTTTTCAAGCCATTTTCCTAAACGACTGTATAAGAGAAGGAAAAGAGCTGCAACAATGAATCCTTTTAACACATTAAATGGTAAAACAGCTGCGACAACGAGTTGGCGAAGCGCACTGTTTGTCATCGGATCCCAGCCAAGAA
Coding sequences:
- a CDS encoding YfhE family protein, with product MDERNEPHEMMTEKANGLSSTQEVIYPKDFKKADKAAKEEEKEQRR